From a single Fusarium fujikuroi IMI 58289 draft genome, chromosome FFUJ_chr03 genomic region:
- a CDS encoding related to low-temperature viability protein LTV1, whose product MPRKWIDKKSAQHFTLVHRPQNDPLIHDENAPAMVLNPTQTKKGSSKSKDLDELASELGYEAEDIRANEGEAASYGVYFDDSEYDYMQHLRDLNTGGGEVVFVESTATANKGKGKQKQSLEDALKKLDIEQNAGDILDDEILPSKNLTRVTYEAQQDIPDSIKGFQPDMDPRLREVLEALEDDAYVDDGDDDIFKELAKDGRELEDYEFDGADFDEDDGWESDATAKPNKDYKDDSIPQLVPTEQPEEGPSQDWLEDFKQFKKEQKGGKAPVAPSQSEMQSNWTTTTHGGRRKKRKGALTDTSSYSMTSSSLVRTEQMTLLDARFDKIEERYNEDMEDDMQSMSAVSTMSTVQGPVRGDFDNIMDDFLGNFTKPGKRTNKKTKAQTGLEQLEEIRKGLGPARIRGRIK is encoded by the exons ATGCCTCGAAAGTGGAT CGACAAAAAGTCTGCCCAGCACTTTACCCTAGTGCACCGACCACAAAATGATCCCCTTATCCACGACGAGAATGCACCTGCGATGGTGCTCAACCCTACCCAGACCAAGAAGGGTTCATCCAAATCGAAGGATCTCGATGAACTGGCTTCTGAGCTAGGCTATGAGGCCGAAGATATCCGCGCGAACGAGGGCGAGGCAGCTAGTTATGGTGTTTACTTTGATGATTCTGAATACGATTACATGCAACATCTGCGCGATCTCAACACTGGTGGCGGAGAGGTTGTTTTTGTGGAGTCGACAGCTACTGCAAACAAAGGCAAAGGAAAGCAGAAGCAATCACTTGAGGATGcactcaagaagctggacaTAGAGCAGAACGCAGGCGACATTCTCGATGACGAAATTCTTCCATCCAAGAATCTTACAAGGGTGACCTACGAGGCCCAACAGGATATTCCTGATTCTATCAAAGGATTTCAACCCGATATGgatcctcgtcttcgagaAGTCCTTGAAGCCCTGGAAGATGATGCATATGTTGACGATGGTGACGACGATATTTTCAAGGAGCTTGCCAAGGACGGTCGCGAACTGGAAGATTATGAGTTTGACGGTGCAGAttttgacgaggatgacggcTGGGAATCAGATGCGACAGCCAAGCCAAACAAAGACTACAAAGATGACAGCATCCCTCAACTCGTACCCACAGAGCAACCCGAGGAGGGGCCCTCTCAAGATTGGCTTGAGGATTTCAAGCAATTCAAGAAGGAGCAAAAAGGTGGCAAGGCCCCCGTTGCTCCATCACAGTCTGAGATGCAATCTAATTGGACGACAACTACTCACGGGGGCCGAcgcaagaagagaaagggagCCCTGACGGATACCTCGAGCTATTCAATGACCTCTTCATCTTTAGTACGAACTGAACAGATGACCCTCTTGGACGCAAGGTTTGACAAAATCGAGGAGCGATACAACGAGGATATGGAGGATGACATGCAGTCGATGTCTGCTGTTTCAACTATGTCTACTGTTCAAGGCCCTGTTCGTGGCGACTTTGATAACATCATGGATGATTTCCTTGGAAACTTCACAAAACCTGGAAAGAGGACAAATAAGAAGACTAAGGCTCAAACAGGCCTCGAGCAATTGGAAGAGATTCGAAAAGGATTGGGGCCTGCTCGAATCCGCGGCAGGATAAAATAA
- a CDS encoding probable cutinase transcription factor 1 beta: MQTEASQGSAAPPSPTATSVKASNEKNSKKRASPSGDSEQPEKITKRRAARACVSCRARKVRCDVVEGAPCGNCRWDNVECVVQESRRRKKNLYTASTAGQSVSTEAQLRCKTTASNGNPTGPSKSATVGMSTADLRRPSSGSAISTSSIDAPSTFLNSSVLDSHMPHMIYQRSGYRRDSSSLNKIQSIESNAHRSSWGSIIPDPAFFDNLRTTQLLGSLEEKDTPAPQFPAFLRPLPNKIAPEDVDYLKIKGALSVPTLPLQNALLQAYVEYVHPYMPLMDLNNFLGVINSRDGKNGQTSLFLYQAVMFAASAFVDMKYLREGGYTTRKAARKSFFQKTRLLYDFDYESDRLVLVQALLLMTYWYETPDDQKDTWHWMGVAISLAHTIGLHRNPGSTSMAPAKQKLWKRIWWSCFMRDRLIALGMRRPTRIKDEDFDVPMLEESDFEIEVLPENNTVIPASCALVRNLDMQRELAIMCIAKAQLCVCISRMLKAQYSVLIRDKMKPENTTNSTMMLFPNKQLDNVESVTEVDHELMAWAESLPACCQYRTLTPLDVKDGRSTIAVQRTLLHMVYYTTISALHRPQFLPSSPLQAPTTSRQVQDMSRLRVRDAAMHITRMATELHQYRLERFLPTTGVTVILPAMIIHLLEMKNPTPQARERATRGFRQCMRVMEKLREVYAAADYATGFLDAALRKAAIDINSSVAPSTLAMMKRVPIEFSAQTPPPENAPYMTASESLFNEKPKEPRPVAAPTMMPPNTVNAAALEMPTNSPPQTEMESPAAGLTPSVSAGSEEIQLDVDNMDLDFMQGHDEFDWNAVAGTDFDVDQWLQFPPEGVNNQDDNLIAGVLGVEEPTMSAEQALTWAINAEVDAARQTENREIPAPA, encoded by the exons ATGCAAACAGAAGCTTCACAGGGCTCGGCAGCCCCGCCATCGCCAACGGCAACCTCAGTAAAGGCTTCCAACGAAAagaacagcaagaagagaGCCTCACCATCTGGCGACTCGGAGCAACCGGAAAAGATCACAAAGCGACGCGCTGCCCGTGCTTGCGTGTCCTGCCGGGCACGAAAAGTCCGATGCGACGTAGTCGAAGGAGCCCCTTGTGGAAACTGTCGCTGGGACAATGTTGAG TGCGTTGTCCAAGAAAGCCGTAGGCGAAA GAAGAATCTTTATACGGCCAGCACAGCGGGCCAGTCCGTCTCCACAGAAGCTCAGTTGCGTTGCAAAACAACGGCCAGCAACGGGAATCCTACAGGTCCCAGCAAGAGTGCGACTGTGGGCATGAGCACAGCCGACCTTCGACGTCCCAGCAGCGGCTCAGCCATTTCGACTAGCAGCATTGACGCACCCAGTACTTTTCTGAACAGTTCCGTCCTTGATAGCCATATGCCTCACATGATAT ATCAACGCTCTGGCTACCGCCGAGATTCCAGCTCACTCAATAAGATTCAGTCAATAGAATCTAACGCACACCGGTCGTCATGGGGTAGCATCATCCCGGACCCTGCGTTCTTCGATAACTTGCGTACCACTCAATTGCTCGGATCTCTCGAAGAGAAGGACACCCCGGCTCCCCAGTTCCCTGCATTCTTACGACCTCTGCCAAATAAGATCGCGCCTGAAGATGTCGAttatctcaagatcaagggcgCACTATCGGTGCCCACCCTGCCACTGCAAAATGCACTCCTTCAGGCTTATGTCGAATACGTGCACCCATACATGCCGCTTATGGACCTGAACAACTTTCTCGGCGTCATCAACAGTCGTGATGGAAAGAATGGTCAGACAAGTCTCTTCCTCTACCAGGCTGTGATGTTCGCAGCGTCAGCCTTCGTAGACATGAAGTACCTTCGTGAGGGTGGTTACACCACTCGAAAAGCAGCTCGCAAGTCCTTCTTTCAAAAGACAAGG TTACTGTACGACTTCGATTACGAGTCAGATCGCCTTGTCCTCGTACAAGCTTTGCTTTTGATGACGTATTGGTATGAGACGCCAGATGACCAGAAAGACACATGGCACTGGATGGGTGTGGCCATCTCACTGGCACACACTATCGGCCTTCATCGAAACCCCGGGTCCACCAGCATGGCCCCAGCAAAACAAAAGCTCTGGAAGCGAATATGGTGGTCTTGCTTCATGCGAGATCGCCTCATCGCTCTCGGCATGAGACGGCCTACGCGTATTAAGGACGAAGATTTCGATGTGCCCATGCTCGAGGAGAGTGactttgagattgaggtcctCCCCGAGAACAATACCGTTATCCCAGCTAGCTGTGCATTGGTTCGCAATCTCGACATGCAGCGAGAGCTGGCTATCATGTGCATTGCCAAAGCTCAGCTGTGCGTATGCATTAGCCGCATGCTGAAGGCTCAATATTCAGTTTTGATCCGGGATAAGATGAAGCCCGAAAATACTACTAACAGCACTATGATGCTTTTCCCTAATAAGCAATTAGATAACGTTGAGAGCGTTACCGAGGTGGATCACGAACTTATGGCATGGGCTGAGTCGCTACCAGCCTGCTGCCAGTACCGCACTCTAACACCTTTGGATGTCAAAGACGGACGATCAACGATTGCTGTTCAGAGGACACTCCTGCACATGGTATACTACACTACCATATCGGCTCTGCACCGACCCCAGTTCCTGCCATCGTCACCTCTCCAGGCCCCAACAACATCCCGACAAGTACAAGATATGTCTCGACTACGTGTTCGCGATGCTGCGATGCATATTACCCGAATGGCTACGGAGCTCCACCAATACCGATTGGAGCGATTCTTGCCAACGACTGGTGTCACTGTTATTCTTCCTGCAATGATCATTCACCTCCTCGAGATGAAGAATCCCACGCCCCAGGCCCGGGAGCGTGCCACACGAGGATTCCGCCAATGTATGCGGGTTATGGAGAAGCTCCGAGAGGTTTATGCTGCTGCAGATTACGCAACTGGGTTCCTTGATGCTGCTCTGCGAAAGGCTGCGATTGATATCAACTCCAGCGTTGCACCTTCAACTCTAGCCATGATGAAACGGGTACCAATCGAGTTCAGCGCTCAAACACCACCTCCTGAGAATGCGCCATACATGACTGCTTCCGAGTCGCTATTTAATGAGAAGCCGAAGGAGCCTCGGCCTGTGGCAGCACCAACTATGATGCCGCCAAATACTGTCAACGCTGCAGCTTTGGAGATGCCCACAAACTCACCACCCCAGACGGAGATGGAGTCTCCTGCCGCTGGCTTGACACCGAGCGTCAGTGCTGGATCAGAGGAAATTCAACTGGATGTTGACAATATGGATCTCGATTTCATGCAAGGCCACGACGAGTTTGACTGGAATGCTGTGGCCGGAACCGATTTTGACGTTGACCAGTGGCTGCAATTCCCCCCTGAGGGCGTGAACAATCAAGACGATAATTTGATCGCTGGGGTATTGGGCGTTGAGGAGCCTACTATGTCGGCAGAACAAGCGCTGACCTGGGCTATTAATGCCGAGGTCGACGCAGCCCGGCAAACCGAGAACCGCGAGATTCCTGCCCCGGCATAG
- a CDS encoding putative GTP-binding protein MMR1-like protein has protein sequence MVLAKSKNSVGLGNALMNDRFGKGKGTDRKRTSAITRTNHATGEQYLVNEKKDAAWVKMRSVTEQGDLDEFLATAELAGTDFTAEKTNNVKIIHTDQKNPYLLSAHEERDVLGKHKQHKGRLTVPRRPKWDSTTTPEELDARERESFLNWRRGLAELQENNDLLMTPFERNLEVWRQLWRVIERSDLIVQIVDARNPLLFRSEDLESYVKAVDPKKENLLLINKADMMTPKQRKAWAKHLKEAGIAYRFFSAELAKAENEARELDDSEDESPAGSSSESEQEEQGEGSDQKEQEGAPLTQDSVQQSQTNKEANGAEETEDIDTQILTVQELEDIFLKHSPADAGSDHKLQVGLVGYPNVGKSSTINALIGAKKVSVSSTPGKTKHFQTIHLSERVILCDCPGLVFPNFATTKADLVCNGVLPIDQLREFQGPVGLVTQRIPQPFLEAIYGIHIRTRAIEEGGTGIPTAAELLRAYARARGFQTQGLGQPDESRAARYILKDYVNGKLLFVSPPPGINDAADFNRGLYDEEHLPEKRRAALSAAMDQLSVIDPASSEPFLAMDDDAVDLASTVDVPLPAGPKSKKIDKGFFGPSSSQGHVSRPFNYQYSEQGKEDPLAGKHLSGRKARTAVALENGLDPKEIQMTSSKKHFKGNPKGGKGKRRAARRAGDDDD, from the exons ATGGTTCTGGCAAAGTCCAAGAACTCGGTCGGTTTGGGCAACGCCCTCATGAACGATCGCTTCGGTAAAGGCAAGGGAACCGACAGGAAGCGAACTTCTGCCATCACCAGAACAAACCACGCCACAGGCGAACAATATCTtgtcaacgagaagaaggatgctgCTTGGGTCAAGATGCGCTCCGTTACGGAGCAAGGCGATCTGGATGAGTTCCTGGCCACCGCCGAGTTGGCTGGTACCGATTTCACAGCCGAAAAGACCAACAATGTCAAGATTATCCATACAGACCAAAAGAACCCATACCTTCTTTCAGCACATGAGGAGAGAGATGTCCTTGGAAAGCACAAGCAGCATAAAGGTCGTTTGACTGTCCCCCGAAGGCCCAAGTGGGATTCTACAACAACACCTGAAGAACTGGACGCACGAGAGCGAGAGAGCTTCCTTAACTGGAGGCGTGGCTTGGCAGAGCTACAAGAGAATAACGATCTTCTTATGACACCTTTTGAGCGAAACCTAGAGGTTTGGCGACAGCTCTGGCGAGTTATTGAACGATCGGATCTTATTGTCCAGATCGTCGATGCCAGAAACCCTCTCCTATTCCGTTCTGAAGATCTTGAGTCATATGTCAAGGCTGTTGATCCCAAGAAAGAgaaccttcttctcatcaacaaggcAGATATGATGACACCCAAACAGAGAAAGGCTTGGGCAAAGCATCTGAAGGAGGCTGGCATTGCATATCGCTTTTTCTCCGCCGAGCTGGCCAAGGCAGAGAACGAGGCCAGGGAACTCGACGATTCAGAAGATGAGTCGCCCGCTGGGTCTTCGTCAGAATCTGAGCAGGAGGAACAAGGCGAGGGTAGCgaccaaaaagaacaagaaggtgCTCCATTGACTCAAGACTCTGTGCAACAGAGCCAAACTAATAAAGAGGCAAACGGGGCAGAGGAAACCGAAGACATTGATACACAGATTCTTACAGTTCAAGAGCTGGAAGACATCTTCCTGAAACATTCTCCCGCAGACGCAG GCTCGGATCACAAGCTGCAGGTTGGCTTAGTTGGTTACCCCAACGTTGGTAAATCTTCTACTATCAATGCTCTCATTGGTGCAAAGAAAGTTTCAGTCTCCTCAACTCCGGGAAAGACCAAGCACTTCCAGACCATTCACCTCAGCGAACGTGTCATCCTCTGCGATTGTCCTGGTCTTGTCTTCCCCAACTTTGCCACCACCAAGGCTGATCTTGTTTGTAACGGTGTTCTCCCCATCGACCAGCTTCGCGAGTTCCAGGGACCTGTGGGCCTCGTCACTCAGCGAATCCCTCAGCCTTTCCTCGAGGCAATCTATGGTATTCATATCCGCACCCGAGCCATAGAGGAAGGTGGTACAGGGATTCCTACGGCTGCTGAGCTGCTCCGTGCATATGCCCGTGCCCGTGGTTTCCAAACCCAGGGTCTTGGTCAGCCTGATGAGTCCCGCGCTGCTCGATATATCCTCAAAGACTATGTAAATGGTAAGCTGCTATTCGTTTCACCGCCTCCTGGAATTAATGATGCGGCCGACTTCAACCGAGGGCTCTATGATGAAGAGCACCTTCCTGAGAAACGACGAGCTGCCCTAAGTGCCGCTATGGATCAGCTCTCAGTCATCGACCCAGCCAGCAGCGAACCTTTCCTTGCTATGGACGACGATGCTGTTGACCTTGCCTCTACTGTCGATGTTCCCCTACCTGCAGGCCCAAAGTCCAAAAAAATCGACAAGGGCTTCTTCGGTCCTTCTAGCTCTCAGGGTCACGTCAGCCGACCTTTCAACTACCAGTATTCGGAGCAGGGCAAGGAAGATCCTCTGGCGGGTAAACACCTGTCAGGCCGCAAAGCGCGTACAGCGGTCGCTCTCGAGAATGGCCTTGACCCCAAGGAGATCCAGATGACATCAAGCAAGAAGCACTTTAAGGGTAACCCTAAGGGTGGAAAGGGCAAACGTCGCGCTGCCCGCAGAGCAggagacgatgatgattga